Genomic DNA from Roseburia intestinalis L1-82:
AAAAAAAGAGACCGAGGTACAGCTTCTGAAAGACAAGCAGAAAGAACTGGAATTTATGAACGCAATGCTTTCAGACCGTCTTGCGCTTGCACAAAGAAGACGTTTCGGTTCTTCCAGTGAAAAATACGCAGATGGATATGAACAGATGGATCTGTTTAATGAGGCTGAAGTCAATGCAGATATGGATACTGCTGAGATTGATGCAGTTTACGACGCCCAGCGGTCTCCATTCTGTTTTAGAACGGCCGTTTTCCGAAGCCAACGGCCGCCCATTTTTAGTTAAAAGATCACCACTTATCGTGTGTTGATCTTGATAGTGTAGTGCTTTGTGGCTCTCTTCATAATGGAATTAGCAGATACCTCATCGTTGAGAATCATTGCTTTCCAGTTATCCGGATCACGCTGGGAGCATACGATAGTGCTTTTTCTCTGTTCGTTCCTCTTTTCGAGCAGCTCGAACAGGATTTTTATTTCCCGTTCGTCAGTGATCGTGTGGAGCAGGAAATCATCTAGGATGATCAGTTCCCATTTGAGATACTTCTTCATCTTGCGAGCATATTTATCATAATCCTGTTCTTTAAGGGCTACCATGCTTTCCAGAAGCTCCTCGCTGTGGAAGTAACCGACGTTATACCGGTTGCAGGCCTTTATGCCGATAGCTTTGGCAAGATAAGACTTTCCAGCATCTGATTCTCCTAGAATGCAGAGATTATAGCCTCTTTCGATAAAGTCAAGGGAAAAAAGCACCTCGGTTATACCTGCAGGCAGATACTCACGCTTGTCAGAGTCCACACAATCCGCCAATTCCTCCGGAGATCCTTTCAGATGAGCTGCTGTCAGCCGATTCTTCAGTGTCGTACTGACTTTTTCCTGAAACTGCGGACCAATCAGTTCTGCAATAAGCGTGAGACGATCCATCTCTAAAAAGCCGGGTCTGTGATACAGATCATCTAAGGTGGCTGCCATTGTTGAAAGTTTAAGCTCATTCAGTTCATCGACAAGCTCGTTCATGAGAGCGGTTCCTGTAAGCATCAGTCATCCACCTCCTCGCGCATCTGATCAGCAAGGGCTCTGCTGCGAGATAAAAGGGTGTCTATACTGGAAGCTTCCGGCGGCATTACATACCCGCCGCGTACCGGTTCTTTCTTTACCGATGTGGAATGATGGTATCCCGCCTCTCCGAGATCGTCTGCTACAACAGATATCGTATTCTTGATGAAGGTGTATTTCTGCTTATTCAGAGCAATCGCCTGCTTACAGCACTCTTCAAGAGCCTTATTACTGTACTTCTTTGTAAAGTTCAGAATACCCAGGCACATACGATAGGTCTGTACTTCATATGGTCTGGATTTGAGAATCGTACGAATAACAGTCTCTGTATTCTTGCCAATGAGCTGCGCTTTCTGGATAAAGTAAGGAGCATTCCACTGGGTAAACCCTTTATAGTTGTCCGGCAGGTGATCAGGATTTGTTGACCACTGACCTTTACGGGTTGCCCTTGGCCATTCGCAAAGGAACTCTCCGGTAAGAGAATAAATACGAACA
This window encodes:
- a CDS encoding ATP-binding protein encodes the protein MLTGTALMNELVDELNELKLSTMAATLDDLYHRPGFLEMDRLTLIAELIGPQFQEKVSTTLKNRLTAAHLKGSPEELADCVDSDKREYLPAGITEVLFSLDFIERGYNLCILGESDAGKSYLAKAIGIKACNRYNVGYFHSEELLESMVALKEQDYDKYARKMKKYLKWELIILDDFLLHTITDEREIKILFELLEKRNEQRKSTIVCSQRDPDNWKAMILNDEVSANSIMKRATKHYTIKINTR